A single window of Pyxicephalus adspersus chromosome 10, UCB_Pads_2.0, whole genome shotgun sequence DNA harbors:
- the STYK1 gene encoding tyrosine-protein kinase STYK1, which yields MDDQKIRLPSRTLLDCSSNDQLCIVRTHQYEVIVVPVFLVGITIILLAIILWLRYRAWKSRKKPPEGHLRQESQGVVNLGISLEELSMENVLRTKDSSLLALEIPWERIGQPLQLMGEGRFGPLYKTVLRGQDVIQEREIVVKQLKGSAEPSDVSHFLQRAEFQAWLGTHPHLVNIIGCCFEQKPFCMVMECVEPGSLLHFLWDCRRDVVSMHGILYDITENQVYNIALQILAALEFLHDRNLMHGDVAARNVLIQNNFTTKLTGLEGACEMHLRGSFPMRRPTPLKWMAPERLLHLSATSKSDVWSFGILLYEMVTLGAPPFPEVPPSIILQHLQRGKIMKRPSSCKQNLYNIMKSCWTWKVSDRISLSELRKRLENGKKTADDRTVLQVPELVVPDLYEGVAGTEPIKMETDYTVL from the exons ATGGATGACCAAAAGATCAGATTACCATCTCGAACTTTATTGGACTGTTCCAGCAATGACCAGCTCTGCA TTGTTCGAACACACCAGTATGAGGTAATTGTGGTTCCTGTCTTCCTAGTCGGGATTACTATCATTCTGCTTGCCATTATTCTTTGGCTTCGGTATCGAGCATGGAAATCTAGAAAGAAACCACCCGAAG GCCACCTGAGGCAGGAGAGCCAAGGAGTTGTGAACTTGGGGATCTCATTGGAGGAACTGTCAATGGAAAATGTGCTGAGAACAAAAGACTCCTCTCTCTTAGCCTTGGAGATACCATGGGAGAGAATTGGGCAACCCTTGCAGTTAATGGGGGAAGGGAGGTTTGGTCCCCTTTACAAAACAGTGCTAAGGGGACAAGATGTAATACAAGAAAGAGAAATTGTTGTCAAACAACTGAAAG GCAGTGCTGAGCCAAGTGACGTAAGTCATTTTCTACAGAGGGCAGAATTTCAAGCCTGGTTGGGGACACATCCTCACTTGGTGAACATTATAGGGTGCTGTTTTGAACAGAAGCCTTTCTGTATGGTGATGGAGTGTGTGGAGCCAGGATCacttttgcattttctttggGACTGTCGAagg GATGTTGTGTCAATGCATGGAATACTCTATGACATTACAGAGAACCAAGTTTACAATATCGCTCTACAGATACTAGCAGCATTG GAATTCTTACATGATCGTAATCTGATGCATGGAGATGTAGCAGCCCGAAATGTTTTAATTCAGAATAATTTTACCACCAAACTGACGGGACTGGAAGGAGCCTGTGAAATGCACCTTAGGGGATCTTTTCCCATGCGGCGGCCTACTCCTCTAAAATGGATGGCTCCAGAGCGTCTGCTTCATTTGTCTGCTACTAGCAAATCTGATGT gtgGTCCTTTGGAATTCTTCTTTATGAAATGGTAACTTTAG gagctcctccattcccagAAGTTCCACCTTCCATTATCTTGCAGCATTTGCAGCGTGGTAAAATCATGAAGAGACCCTCCAGCTGTAAACAGAATTT ATACAATATTATGAAGTCTTGTTGGACATGGAAGGTATCTGACAGAATTTCCCTTTCTGAACTGCGTAAACGCCTAGAAAATGGGAAGAAAACTGCAGACGACAGGACGGTGCTGCAGGTCCCTGAGCTTGTTGTTCCTGATCTATATGAAGGTGTGGCGGGGACAGAGCCCATTAAAATGGAGACTGATTACACTGTTCTATAA